From the Shewanella amazonensis SB2B genome, one window contains:
- a CDS encoding TatD family nuclease-associated radical SAM protein has translation MNSMDATAAHHTSPNATLVYDIRHSRYLNITGRCTLRCGFCPKQQGSRQIHQYQLALDKQPGVDDLLPLLGDVDTFDEYVFCGYGEPTLNLPTLLGVARAIKSQGGRIRVNTDGLGNLFHKRNILPELADCVDALSVSLNAQDEFTYLKHCQPRLKGSWQAVNDFIRMAPAYIKRVEVSAIDGLPGVDIPACRALVEAAGCTFKHRKLDIMG, from the coding sequence ATGAATTCAATGGACGCCACCGCCGCTCACCACACCTCCCCAAACGCCACTCTCGTTTACGATATTCGCCACAGCCGCTACCTCAATATCACCGGCCGCTGCACCCTCAGATGCGGCTTTTGCCCCAAACAGCAGGGCAGCCGCCAAATACATCAATATCAGCTGGCATTGGACAAGCAGCCCGGTGTCGATGACTTGTTGCCCTTGCTTGGGGATGTGGACACCTTTGATGAATATGTGTTTTGTGGCTATGGCGAGCCTACGCTGAACCTGCCTACCCTGCTCGGGGTTGCCCGCGCCATCAAGTCGCAGGGCGGCCGCATCAGGGTCAATACCGATGGCTTGGGAAACCTGTTTCATAAACGCAATATACTGCCGGAACTGGCCGACTGCGTGGATGCGCTCTCAGTATCCCTCAATGCCCAGGATGAGTTCACCTACCTGAAACACTGTCAACCGAGACTCAAAGGTTCCTGGCAGGCGGTGAATGACTTTATCCGCATGGCACCGGCTTACATCAAACGCGTCGAGGTTTCCGCCATCGATGGCCTGCCCGGAGTCGATATCCCGGCCTGCCGCGCGCTGGTGGAAGCGGCGGGCTGCACCTTCAAGCATCGCAAGCTGGATATCATGGGATAG
- a CDS encoding PAS domain-containing protein → MLKPNTGLSSLSSLLTDEQSVRWSHQRMLAIASQLAMLVISVVLVINVIITLGERRLQQEWATQRYSELQSVGTMIADKVTFQQFRTQTFARGELLRQYLDSGDESLKEKLLLQWTGLQKNMPELMGIALFNANGEFLFASTDIFGRQTLPPSLLGGARNMGGNEIYSSPMEFLSVNGELEPYMYQLAWLENPDQTVRGYLVTYNSMLRTLDMVKPALSATQQPMMMFDTQGLMYAGPSDAPLPRLPEGLSGSLRQSYPALWRQMAMSNFGQFHGDDATFVYLKVDLTTQYETRREYFLVSYIRNDDIASRFSQWQTILVIGAIILTLLAAAVVILTHLYRLEQRARHNSIQLAADLFTGEEGQLLVNDKGRVLSANPKAGSLLNLAANQLTDRSLQRCLQLDDENFEKIIATAKAKGEWRGEVSLDELPGAVLRVVLRYTRANTERQRYFLVSLNDISELAQSRREESLHRLLADSAVATALTRADGTLLKFNSAFEQLLEFNEPLGANLADILENDLGNQWPRITQMVAMQGSWQGQILCTNNASTCLQATLKGHLDDEGDIEYLVCTLEQASSRNRGRENSQLIPNRSTILANLEDLERYYDALGEQSRNHSCLMLMDISPAGMLSHMSDIGQLEKRQEEVETLLLKELPSNSQISQWQLGKLVVILPGTDSNAAHKYAVDALDSLNSLGLGEGISIGIAAHQSGQNLEAFISHAEIALKRAKQTGDQKICQAFTR, encoded by the coding sequence ATGCTCAAACCCAACACCGGATTATCGTCGCTTTCCTCCCTGCTGACCGATGAACAAAGCGTTCGCTGGTCGCATCAACGTATGCTGGCCATTGCCAGTCAGTTGGCGATGCTGGTGATAAGCGTAGTGTTGGTGATTAATGTCATCATCACCCTGGGTGAGCGCAGATTGCAGCAGGAATGGGCGACCCAAAGATACAGCGAGCTCCAGTCTGTCGGCACCATGATTGCTGACAAGGTCACCTTCCAGCAGTTCCGTACCCAAACCTTTGCCCGTGGCGAACTGCTGCGCCAGTATCTCGACAGCGGCGATGAGAGCCTGAAGGAAAAGCTGCTGCTGCAATGGACCGGGCTGCAAAAGAACATGCCCGAACTCATGGGTATTGCCCTGTTCAATGCCAACGGCGAGTTTCTGTTTGCATCAACCGATATATTCGGACGCCAAACCCTGCCGCCATCACTGCTGGGCGGTGCCCGCAACATGGGTGGCAACGAAATCTACAGCTCCCCCATGGAGTTCCTGTCAGTCAACGGCGAGCTCGAACCCTATATGTATCAGCTGGCCTGGCTTGAAAACCCCGATCAGACCGTGCGGGGCTATCTGGTGACTTATAACTCCATGCTGCGCACCCTGGACATGGTCAAACCCGCCCTCAGTGCCACTCAGCAACCCATGATGATGTTCGATACCCAGGGACTCATGTATGCCGGCCCCAGCGATGCCCCCCTGCCCAGGCTGCCCGAAGGTTTGAGTGGCAGTCTGCGTCAGAGTTACCCCGCTCTGTGGCGACAAATGGCCATGAGCAACTTTGGCCAGTTCCACGGCGATGACGCCACCTTTGTGTATCTGAAAGTGGACCTCACCACCCAGTATGAAACCCGCCGTGAATATTTTTTGGTGTCTTACATCCGCAACGATGACATTGCCTCCCGCTTCTCCCAGTGGCAGACCATCCTGGTCATAGGCGCCATCATACTGACACTGCTGGCGGCGGCCGTAGTCATACTCACCCACCTTTACCGCCTCGAGCAGCGCGCCCGTCACAACAGCATCCAACTGGCAGCCGATCTCTTTACCGGCGAAGAAGGTCAGCTGCTGGTGAATGATAAGGGCCGGGTTCTGAGTGCCAACCCCAAGGCTGGCAGCTTGTTGAATCTTGCGGCCAACCAACTGACAGACCGCAGTCTGCAGCGTTGTTTGCAGCTGGATGATGAAAACTTCGAGAAAATTATTGCCACCGCCAAGGCCAAGGGAGAATGGCGCGGAGAAGTGAGCCTGGATGAACTTCCCGGGGCCGTGCTCCGGGTGGTGCTGCGTTACACCCGCGCCAACACAGAACGCCAGCGCTATTTCCTGGTTAGCCTCAATGACATCAGTGAGCTGGCCCAGAGCCGCCGCGAAGAATCACTGCACAGACTGTTGGCCGACAGCGCCGTGGCCACGGCCCTGACCCGGGCAGACGGTACCCTGCTGAAATTCAACAGCGCCTTCGAACAGTTACTGGAATTCAACGAGCCCCTCGGTGCCAATCTGGCGGATATTCTGGAAAATGACCTGGGTAACCAATGGCCACGCATCACGCAAATGGTGGCCATGCAAGGCAGCTGGCAGGGGCAAATTCTGTGCACCAACAATGCCAGCACCTGTTTGCAGGCAACCCTCAAAGGCCATCTCGACGATGAGGGCGATATTGAGTATTTGGTGTGTACCCTGGAGCAAGCCAGCAGCCGCAATCGCGGCCGTGAGAACAGCCAGCTCATCCCCAACCGGAGCACCATCCTGGCGAATCTGGAAGACCTGGAACGCTACTACGATGCCCTGGGCGAGCAAAGCCGCAATCACTCCTGCCTGATGCTGATGGACATTAGCCCTGCCGGTATGCTCAGCCATATGAGCGATATTGGCCAGCTGGAAAAGCGCCAGGAGGAGGTTGAGACCTTGCTGCTCAAAGAGCTGCCGTCCAATTCACAAATTTCCCAGTGGCAGCTGGGCAAGCTGGTGGTCATACTGCCGGGTACCGACAGCAATGCCGCCCATAAGTATGCAGTGGATGCGCTGGACTCACTCAACAGCCTGGGGCTGGGCGAAGGTATCTCCATTGGCATTGCGGCCCATCAGTCCGGGCAAAACCTCGAAGCCTTTATCAGCCACGCCGAAATTGCCCTCAAGCGCGCCAAACAAACCGGCGATCAGAAGATCTGTCAGGCTTTTACCCGCTGA
- a CDS encoding tRNA1(Val) (adenine(37)-N6)-methyltransferase, translated as MGFSFKAFHVDDFGCGMPVSTDAVLLGAWANLDGADAVLDLGAGSGLLALMAAQRCKAPITAIEIDPVAASACRSNFSASPWPDRINLIEADATDAEALAGKVFTHILCNPPYFETGPLSEKPGRAQARHTGSLGFLALCKLITTHLSTEGIASLVLPVESEQAFRQALTHLGLGIRQRVEVSTVEGKAPRRLLLAVSQGEDSYQHEHLAIRDVHGCYTEAMTALTRDFYLKL; from the coding sequence ATGGGATTCAGTTTTAAAGCGTTTCACGTTGATGATTTCGGTTGCGGTATGCCCGTCAGCACAGACGCCGTGCTTCTGGGGGCCTGGGCCAATCTTGATGGGGCAGATGCGGTGCTCGACCTGGGTGCCGGCAGTGGTCTGTTGGCTCTGATGGCAGCCCAGCGCTGCAAGGCGCCCATCACCGCCATTGAAATAGACCCGGTGGCCGCCAGTGCGTGTCGCAGTAACTTCAGCGCCAGTCCCTGGCCCGATAGGATAAACCTGATTGAAGCCGATGCCACTGATGCAGAGGCACTGGCAGGCAAAGTGTTCACTCACATACTCTGTAATCCGCCCTACTTTGAAACCGGCCCCTTGTCAGAAAAACCCGGCAGGGCCCAGGCAAGACACACCGGCAGCCTGGGATTTTTAGCACTGTGCAAGCTGATAACGACCCATTTGAGCACCGAAGGCATTGCCAGCCTGGTGTTACCGGTGGAAAGTGAGCAAGCCTTCAGGCAAGCACTCACTCACCTCGGGCTCGGCATCAGGCAGCGGGTTGAGGTCAGTACGGTTGAAGGAAAAGCGCCACGGAGACTGCTCTTGGCGGTCAGCCAAGGAGAGGACAGTTATCAGCATGAACACCTGGCCATCAGGGACGTTCATGGCTGCTACACTGAGGCCATGACGGCCCTGACCAGGGACTTTTACCTGAAACTGTAA
- the srmB gene encoding ATP-dependent RNA helicase SrmB: MLFEDFQLDPELLESLKAMGHNTPTTIQRMTIPLAMEQRDILARAPTGTGKTASFLLPALQHLIDFPRRRPGQPRVLVLTPTRELASQIHRYASHLATNLELDIKLITGGVPYGPQEEMLKSNVDILVATPGRLLEYLDKGHFSAELVEVLVIDEADRMLDMGFGEVVKTIAVEASGRKQAMLFSATLEGGGVGSFARELLNEPMFVESEPPRSEKAKIHQWIHLADDKDHKFALLTHLLKQEEVKRAIVFCKTRDVVASLEGQLQQAGIACAFMRGDMDQKKRFQALGRFTKGEVNVLLATDVAARGIDIEDITHVINFDMPRSADTYVHRIGRTGRAGAKGTAISLVEAHDMRILGKVERYIEQPLKRRVIEELRPKHKEAKVPTKKKVKAKDAKAKAKNAKPKAAPGRGPATPNAKTADSRGGDNVRSGGRASTRRTGTDEKGDGLDKHERRGHDKQERRSHDKGDTGRSQHGARERTEGQSYASRDGNPRGAKREVGEKTPHSRSDKRHQDTDRQSARGYQSTERSPAQGKARSGSQSSDRANAEGKPRYNAQGSERNGSKSSDRANAEGKQRYNAQGKDGKRSEKSGDYRSSAPKGSGGKSRKPSKAD, encoded by the coding sequence ATGCTATTTGAAGATTTCCAATTGGACCCCGAGCTGCTGGAGTCCCTGAAAGCCATGGGGCACAACACCCCCACCACCATTCAGCGTATGACCATCCCCCTTGCCATGGAGCAAAGGGATATTCTGGCGCGCGCTCCAACAGGGACTGGCAAGACTGCCAGCTTTTTGCTGCCTGCGTTGCAGCATCTGATAGATTTCCCCCGCCGTCGTCCGGGTCAACCCCGGGTGCTGGTATTAACCCCAACCCGTGAGCTGGCAAGCCAAATCCATCGCTACGCCAGCCATTTGGCCACCAATCTGGAATTGGACATCAAGCTGATCACCGGTGGTGTGCCCTATGGCCCACAGGAAGAGATGCTCAAGAGTAACGTCGATATCCTGGTGGCAACCCCGGGTCGCCTGTTGGAGTACCTGGACAAGGGCCATTTCAGCGCCGAACTGGTGGAAGTACTGGTTATCGATGAAGCCGACCGCATGTTGGATATGGGCTTTGGCGAAGTGGTGAAAACCATCGCCGTGGAAGCCAGTGGCCGTAAGCAGGCCATGCTGTTTTCCGCCACTCTGGAAGGTGGCGGCGTGGGCAGCTTTGCCCGCGAGCTCCTGAACGAACCCATGTTTGTTGAGTCTGAGCCGCCCCGCAGTGAAAAAGCCAAAATCCATCAGTGGATACATCTGGCCGACGACAAAGACCACAAGTTTGCCCTGCTGACCCATCTGCTCAAGCAGGAAGAAGTCAAGCGGGCCATTGTTTTCTGTAAAACCCGTGACGTTGTGGCGTCGCTGGAAGGCCAGCTGCAACAGGCAGGTATTGCCTGCGCCTTTATGCGCGGCGACATGGATCAGAAAAAACGTTTCCAGGCACTGGGTCGCTTTACCAAGGGTGAAGTGAACGTGCTGCTGGCCACCGACGTGGCTGCACGGGGTATCGACATTGAAGACATCACCCATGTCATCAACTTCGATATGCCACGCTCCGCCGATACCTATGTGCACCGCATTGGCCGTACCGGCCGTGCAGGTGCCAAGGGCACCGCCATTTCTTTGGTGGAAGCCCACGACATGCGCATTCTGGGCAAGGTCGAGCGTTATATTGAGCAGCCGCTCAAGCGCAGGGTGATTGAAGAGCTGCGCCCCAAGCACAAGGAAGCCAAGGTGCCCACCAAGAAAAAGGTCAAGGCCAAGGATGCCAAAGCCAAGGCCAAAAATGCCAAGCCCAAGGCAGCCCCCGGCCGTGGTCCGGCTACACCCAACGCCAAGACCGCAGACAGCAGGGGCGGCGACAACGTCCGTTCTGGCGGCAGAGCGTCGACGCGCCGCACTGGCACTGATGAGAAGGGCGACGGTCTGGACAAACACGAGCGCCGAGGCCATGACAAGCAGGAACGCAGAAGTCACGATAAGGGCGATACGGGCCGCAGCCAACATGGCGCACGTGAGCGTACTGAAGGCCAGAGTTATGCCTCCAGAGACGGCAATCCCCGTGGCGCCAAGCGCGAAGTCGGTGAAAAAACGCCCCATAGCCGTAGCGACAAGCGTCACCAGGATACTGACCGTCAAAGCGCCAGAGGTTATCAATCGACCGAGCGCAGCCCAGCCCAGGGCAAAGCGCGCAGTGGCTCGCAGAGCAGCGATCGCGCCAATGCTGAAGGAAAACCACGTTATAACGCCCAGGGCAGTGAGCGTAACGGCTCCAAGAGCAGCGATCGCGCCAATGCTGAAGGAAAACAGCGTTATAACGCCCAGGGCAAGGACGGTAAACGCAGTGAGAAAAGCGGCGACTACCGCTCGTCTGCTCCCAAAGGTAGCGGCGGCAAAAGCCGCAAACCCTCAAAAGCGGATTAA
- a CDS encoding efflux RND transporter periplasmic adaptor subunit translates to MSTMLRRILPFIILALFILAAMVLMATKEAPEQKAEEANLPIIEVAEVKQETLSLNLPSYGVVMPRHKTQLVAEVQGRLTSVSPNFVAGGVVKAGDQLAVIEPSDYQADLMQAEASLAQATAALNEEIARGEVAKTEFKGYDKGVPPELGLRIPQLKKEQANVKYAEAALARAKRNLERTVIRAPFDGIVKARGVDLGQYVTLGTKLGELYDTSVAEIRLPLANADLAYLESVDNPDTEVTLTASLAGREVVWTGDIVRSEGVIDEGNRMVYLVAEIPDPYLRKHKTQGQLPLKYGTFVNAIIKGRTEDGIVRLDRHLVREGKVPVVRSDNTLELRDVNVVRSDLNYAYIKGSLKTGERVSLTNTGTLSTGQMVKIRGEETPDSTRDSEAPADERLAQAGDK, encoded by the coding sequence ATGAGCACTATGTTAAGACGTATCCTCCCCTTTATTATTCTCGCGCTGTTTATTCTGGCCGCCATGGTACTCATGGCCACCAAAGAAGCCCCCGAGCAGAAAGCCGAAGAAGCCAATTTGCCAATTATTGAAGTGGCTGAGGTGAAACAGGAAACGCTGTCTCTGAATCTGCCTTCTTACGGGGTGGTTATGCCAAGGCATAAAACACAGCTGGTGGCCGAAGTGCAGGGGCGTCTGACAAGTGTATCCCCTAATTTTGTCGCTGGCGGTGTGGTGAAAGCCGGTGACCAACTGGCGGTGATTGAGCCGTCAGACTATCAGGCCGACCTGATGCAGGCCGAAGCTTCACTGGCACAGGCTACCGCCGCACTCAATGAGGAAATCGCCCGCGGGGAAGTGGCCAAAACCGAATTCAAGGGATATGACAAGGGTGTCCCCCCGGAACTGGGTTTGCGTATTCCACAGCTGAAAAAAGAACAGGCCAATGTGAAATATGCCGAAGCGGCACTGGCCCGCGCCAAGCGTAATCTGGAGCGCACCGTTATCCGCGCGCCGTTTGACGGCATAGTCAAAGCCCGTGGTGTCGACCTGGGGCAATACGTCACCCTCGGCACCAAGCTGGGTGAGCTATACGATACCAGTGTCGCCGAAATCCGCCTGCCACTGGCCAATGCCGACCTCGCCTATCTTGAGTCGGTAGACAACCCCGACACCGAAGTGACCCTGACAGCCTCCCTGGCCGGTCGCGAAGTGGTATGGACCGGTGACATAGTGCGCAGTGAAGGGGTAATCGATGAAGGTAACCGCATGGTCTATCTGGTGGCGGAAATTCCAGACCCTTACCTGCGCAAGCATAAAACCCAGGGCCAACTGCCGCTCAAGTACGGTACCTTCGTCAACGCCATCATCAAGGGCCGTACCGAGGACGGTATAGTGCGTCTGGACCGCCATCTGGTGCGTGAGGGCAAGGTGCCGGTCGTTCGCAGCGACAACACCCTGGAGCTGCGCGACGTGAATGTTGTGCGCTCGGATCTGAACTACGCCTACATCAAGGGCAGCCTCAAAACCGGAGAGCGCGTTTCCTTGACCAACACAGGCACCCTGTCCACTGGTCAGATGGTGAAAATCCGCGGTGAAGAAACCCCAGACAGCACCAGAGACAGCGAGGCGCCCGCCGATGAGCGTCTGGCACAGGCAGGGGATAAGTAA
- a CDS encoding winged helix-turn-helix domain-containing protein codes for MQLGNCWFDDAKGELINRASGDVWHLPRAEAQVLRLLLSQADRVVSKAELRQGDDEHGELSDSSVARAVFMIRSFLGPGSELLIETVKGQGYRLHLTPMTAPVPAKRRLPIRRLGPVPIWIPALLMLASLFAGGYFALRVGEMSPTAPLKVQSVVQADGQMVKLVLYAHSRSNNTLLLEKASELASVLGDCRHSRWREVFMSLSHDSRVLNLTLRGDYLGQAVVRNLKVSDGRSPRRFISPDWLREVDICD; via the coding sequence ATGCAATTGGGTAATTGCTGGTTTGATGATGCCAAAGGGGAGCTGATTAATCGCGCCTCCGGTGACGTCTGGCATTTGCCCCGGGCGGAAGCGCAGGTGCTTCGACTCTTGCTGAGCCAGGCCGATCGGGTGGTCTCCAAGGCAGAGCTGCGTCAGGGCGACGATGAACATGGCGAGCTCAGTGATTCATCGGTGGCACGGGCTGTGTTCATGATCCGCTCCTTTCTTGGCCCCGGCAGCGAACTGCTGATTGAAACCGTCAAGGGGCAGGGGTATCGATTGCACCTGACCCCCATGACAGCCCCAGTGCCGGCCAAGAGGCGGCTGCCAATCCGCCGTCTGGGGCCTGTGCCCATCTGGATCCCGGCGTTGTTGATGTTGGCATCCCTGTTTGCCGGTGGCTATTTTGCCCTGCGGGTGGGGGAAATGTCCCCCACAGCACCGCTAAAGGTGCAGTCGGTGGTGCAGGCCGACGGCCAGATGGTCAAGTTGGTGCTTTATGCCCATTCCCGCAGTAACAATACCCTCTTGCTTGAAAAAGCGTCCGAGCTGGCATCTGTATTGGGTGATTGTCGCCATTCCCGCTGGCGCGAAGTGTTTATGTCGTTAAGCCACGACTCCCGGGTATTGAATCTCACCCTGAGGGGCGATTATTTGGGGCAGGCAGTGGTACGAAACCTGAAAGTTAGCGATGGCCGCAGCCCCAGGCGGTTTATCAGTCCCGACTGGCTCAGAGAGGTGGACATCTGTGACTAG
- a CDS encoding efflux RND transporter permease subunit, with amino-acid sequence MDTHKGIIAWFARNSVAANLLMIVLLVGGLFSTQLINKEIFPSFELNLLRISVAYPGAAPQEIEEGINIKIEEAIQDVIGIKKLTSVASDGVGSITIEVENGVDAKTVLDEAKLRIDAISTFPANIEKPNIYQIKPENNVIWLSVYGDINAHEMKELAKNIRDEVAALPSVTRAQVAGARNYEIGIEVSENKLREYGLTFTQVAMAVQNSSLDLPGGAIRAKDGDILLRTKGQAYTGEDFSSIVVATSKDGSRIMLPDVATIKDDFEERLDYTRFNGKPAVIVEVLSVKDQDAVAIAKDVKDYIAERKLSLPAGAELDYWGDLTHYLNGRLNMMLSNMTMGALLVFVILALFLDLKLAFWVMVGIPVCFLGTLLLMPVEPFALSINMLTLFAFILVLGILVDDAIVIGESVHTEVERHGHNMDNVIRGAQKVAMPATFGVLTTIAAFIPMLMVDGPMGIIWKSIGMVVILCLAFSLVESKLILPAHLAHMKPNTKEPSGPLGRMKLRFNERVAHFIHHSYKAFLERAIHNRYNWLAGFTGVLILSIALVASGKVRWVFFPSIPSDFVQVNLQMEEGSSEDNTLKALQQIEDALYRMNGEMEQKYGEPVVKHSFFNMNSRTSAFIFAELTKGEDRELDGNAITDAWRDALPEMVGVKKLSMNATTNDAGGDVAFRLSSNDLEQLSLAAKELKTKLASYEGLYDIADNYSSGSHEIRLKIRPEAEALGLTLSDLARQVRYGFYGYEAQRILRNKEEVKVMVRYPLEQRRTVGHLENMLIRTPDGSAVPFANVAEIEVGDSYSAITRVDGRRAITITAAANKDKVEPGKVVAEIQKDFMPVLKQKYPHIDTSLDGQSQEEADAIWGLLQGLFFALFTIYALMAIPLKSYSQPMIIMSVIPFGMIGAIIGHLLLGLSLSVLSLCGIIALAGVVVNDSLILVDFVNRARAQGFALREAVVNAGCFRFRAIILTSLTTFFGLVPIILERSLQAQIVIPMATSLAFGILFSTVVTLILVPLLYVILADFASIGRRLFNWWWQPGQGHNEHGAAAGQGTEQGASLTQSLEGAKHD; translated from the coding sequence ATGGACACCCACAAAGGTATAATTGCGTGGTTTGCCCGCAACAGTGTGGCGGCCAACCTGCTGATGATAGTGCTGCTGGTTGGCGGCCTATTCAGCACCCAGCTGATTAACAAAGAAATATTCCCAAGCTTCGAACTGAACCTGCTCAGAATTTCCGTCGCCTATCCCGGCGCCGCACCACAGGAAATCGAAGAAGGGATCAACATCAAAATCGAAGAAGCCATTCAGGATGTTATCGGCATTAAAAAGCTGACCTCGGTGGCAAGCGATGGTGTGGGCAGTATCACCATCGAAGTGGAAAACGGTGTGGACGCCAAAACCGTGCTGGATGAGGCCAAGCTGCGTATCGATGCCATTTCCACCTTTCCGGCCAACATCGAAAAACCCAACATTTATCAGATAAAGCCTGAAAACAACGTAATTTGGCTGTCTGTGTATGGCGATATCAACGCCCACGAGATGAAAGAGCTGGCCAAAAATATTCGTGACGAAGTGGCCGCCCTGCCCTCTGTCACCCGCGCCCAGGTTGCCGGTGCCCGCAATTACGAAATCGGCATCGAAGTGTCGGAAAACAAGTTGCGTGAGTATGGCCTCACCTTCACCCAGGTGGCCATGGCGGTGCAAAACTCCTCGCTTGACCTGCCCGGCGGTGCCATTCGCGCCAAAGACGGCGATATTCTGCTGCGTACCAAGGGACAGGCCTACACCGGCGAAGACTTCTCCAGCATAGTGGTTGCCACCAGCAAAGATGGCAGTCGCATCATGCTGCCGGACGTCGCCACCATCAAGGATGATTTCGAAGAGCGCCTCGACTATACCCGCTTCAACGGCAAACCCGCGGTGATAGTGGAAGTTCTGAGCGTAAAAGATCAGGACGCCGTGGCCATCGCCAAGGATGTGAAGGACTACATCGCCGAGCGCAAACTCAGTTTGCCCGCCGGTGCCGAGCTCGATTACTGGGGCGATTTGACCCACTACCTCAACGGCCGCCTCAATATGATGCTGTCGAATATGACCATGGGTGCCCTGCTGGTGTTTGTGATCCTGGCGCTGTTCCTCGATTTGAAACTGGCATTCTGGGTGATGGTGGGGATCCCCGTGTGTTTCCTTGGCACCCTGCTGCTGATGCCGGTAGAACCCTTTGCCCTTTCCATCAATATGCTGACTCTATTTGCCTTTATTCTGGTGCTGGGGATATTGGTGGATGATGCGATTGTGATTGGGGAGAGCGTCCACACCGAGGTGGAACGCCACGGTCACAACATGGACAACGTCATTCGCGGTGCCCAGAAGGTGGCCATGCCCGCCACCTTCGGCGTACTGACCACAATCGCGGCCTTTATTCCCATGTTGATGGTGGATGGCCCCATGGGGATCATCTGGAAATCCATCGGTATGGTGGTGATCCTCTGTCTGGCGTTTTCTCTGGTGGAATCCAAGCTTATTCTGCCCGCGCATCTTGCCCATATGAAGCCAAACACCAAGGAGCCTTCGGGCCCACTCGGCCGCATGAAGCTGCGATTCAATGAGCGGGTAGCCCACTTTATTCACCACAGCTACAAGGCGTTTCTTGAGCGTGCCATTCACAACAGATACAACTGGCTGGCCGGCTTTACCGGGGTCTTGATCCTCTCCATCGCCCTGGTCGCCAGTGGTAAGGTGCGCTGGGTATTTTTCCCCAGCATTCCCTCTGACTTTGTGCAGGTAAATCTTCAGATGGAAGAAGGCAGCTCAGAGGACAACACCCTCAAGGCGCTGCAACAAATCGAAGATGCCCTCTACCGCATGAACGGTGAAATGGAGCAAAAGTACGGTGAGCCGGTGGTGAAACACAGCTTCTTCAATATGAACTCCCGCACCAGTGCCTTTATCTTTGCCGAGCTGACCAAAGGGGAAGACCGCGAGCTGGATGGCAACGCCATTACCGACGCCTGGCGTGACGCCCTGCCAGAAATGGTGGGCGTGAAGAAATTGTCCATGAATGCCACCACCAACGATGCCGGTGGCGATGTGGCATTCCGCCTGTCATCCAACGACCTTGAGCAATTGTCGCTGGCCGCCAAAGAGCTTAAAACCAAGCTGGCAAGCTACGAAGGCCTGTACGATATCGCCGACAACTATTCCTCCGGCAGCCATGAAATCCGCCTGAAAATTCGCCCCGAGGCAGAGGCCCTCGGTCTGACACTGTCAGATCTGGCACGCCAGGTACGCTATGGCTTTTATGGCTACGAGGCCCAGCGCATTTTGCGCAACAAGGAAGAAGTGAAGGTGATGGTGCGCTATCCACTGGAGCAGCGCCGTACCGTGGGCCATCTGGAAAACATGCTCATCCGTACGCCCGATGGCAGCGCAGTGCCTTTTGCCAACGTGGCCGAAATCGAGGTGGGCGACTCTTACTCGGCCATTACCCGGGTAGATGGTCGCCGTGCTATCACCATCACGGCCGCCGCCAACAAGGACAAGGTCGAGCCGGGCAAGGTGGTCGCCGAGATTCAGAAAGACTTTATGCCAGTGCTCAAGCAAAAGTACCCTCATATAGACACCTCCCTCGATGGTCAGAGTCAGGAAGAGGCTGATGCCATTTGGGGTCTGCTGCAGGGTTTGTTCTTTGCCCTCTTTACCATCTATGCCCTGATGGCTATACCGCTGAAGTCCTACAGCCAGCCGATGATCATCATGTCGGTGATCCCCTTTGGCATGATTGGCGCCATCATAGGTCACCTGCTGCTGGGCTTGTCCCTCAGCGTCCTCAGCCTCTGTGGTATTATCGCCCTGGCCGGTGTGGTGGTGAACGACTCGCTTATCCTGGTGGACTTTGTTAACCGCGCCCGGGCACAGGGTTTTGCCCTGCGTGAAGCCGTGGTCAATGCTGGCTGCTTCCGTTTCAGGGCAATCATTCTGACCTCGCTGACCACCTTCTTTGGCCTGGTGCCCATCATCCTTGAGCGCAGTTTGCAGGCACAGATAGTGATCCCCATGGCCACCTCACTGGCGTTCGGGATCCTCTTCTCCACCGTGGTGACCCTGATATTGGTGCCCTTGCTGTATGTGATACTGGCCGACTTTGCCAGTATTGGCCGCCGCCTGTTCAACTGGTGGTGGCAGCCAGGCCAGGGGCACAATGAGCATGGCGCTGCTGCCGGGCAGGGTACAGAACAAGGTGCATCGCTGACGCAGTCCCTCGAGGGGGCAAAACACGACTGA